A segment of the uncultured Desulfobulbus sp. genome:
AAATTGCCCATGCTTATGAGTAGACAAGAGGTCAGAAGTATTCTGGATGCTACGGGCAATATCAAACATCGGGCGTTACTGGCCCTTATCTATGGTTCCGGGCTGCGTGTCAGCGAGGCTGTCAGGCTTCGTCCAAAGAATATTGATGCAGAAAAGATGCTGGTTCGCATTGATCAGAGCAAGGGGCGCAAAGATCGTTACACCATCCTCTCTCACTATAGCCTGGAGCTTCTCCGGGAACATTGGCGGACAAACAAACCTGTTAGTTGGCTTTTTTTTACAAACGACAAGAGACACCCCATGCCTTCGGGCACCGCGCAGAAAATCTTTTACCTGGCTAAGAAAAAAGCCGGAGTGACCAGTGGGCAGGGTATCCATACACTCCGTCATTGTTTCGCCAGCCATTCTTTGGAGAGCGGTGTCCAGCTTTTCATTCTCAAACGCTGGCTGGGCCATGCATCAATAAAGACTACATGCATGTACCTGCACGTTTCTCCAGAGTTGTCACGGAACCAGTCGAGTCCTCTTGATAAACTCATGGAGGAAACGACATGAAACAGCAGATTGAACTGGCTGACGTCCTTCGCCTTTATGGGGAACAGTACATTCGCAGCCATAAGGTAAGCGGAGAGCAACGAAAAGTCATGGCCGCCATCCAGGCATGCAGAACCTCACAACTCGGCGGGCATCAGGAAGTGTGCAACCATTGCGGATACACCCGGAACTGCTACAACTCCTGTAGAAATCGGCACTGCCCCAAATGTCAAACCATGACCAAAGAAAAATGGCTGGAAAAACGCAGGCAAGAATTGTTGCCCTGCAGTTATTTTCATATGGTTTTCACTGTGCCGCATGTTCTTAACCCGCTGATTCTCGCAAACAGGAGGGTTCTGTTGTCCAGCCTCTTCACCGCGGTTCGGGATACCATTATTGCATCTGCAGCCGATCCACAGTGGCACCTTGTCGGAAAGCCGGGAATGCTCACCATTCTTCACACTTGGAGTCAGACGCTCATCAATCATTTCCATATTCACTGCCTCATTCCTGCTGGAGTCCTGTCCGCGGATGGTACACGGTGGATCAGCAGCAAAAAAAATTTTCTCTTCCCTGTCACTGCTTTGGCTAAAGCATTCAAGAAACGATATCTCAATCTCATAGAAGAAATAGCTGGGGAGGTTACTCCAGCAGAGGCGTGCACAGTTTCCCTGCAACAGGCGTGGGAGAAGAAATGGATTGTTTACGCAAAGAAGCCTTTTGCCGGGCCGGAGCAGGTTCTAACTTATCTTGGCCGTTACACGCATCGCATCGCGATTTCCAACCATCGCATCAAAGCCATGACTAACGACACTGTTGTGTTCAGCTATAAAGACAGAAGCGACAACGGGGTAACCAAAGAGATGGCTTTGCCTGCGATGGAATTCATTCGCAGATTTTTGCTGCATGTGTTGCCGTACAGGTTCACAAAAATCCGCTACTTTGGTTTTCTTGCCAACAACTGTAAGGGGAAGGCGATTTTGTTAATACGAAGGTTGCTCGGCAAAGCGATGCAGCTAGCCCAACCTTGTAAAGAAAGTATTCAGGAAATGCTGTTGCGCCTGATTGGAAAGGATATTTTGTGTTGTCCTGAGTGCCATCACGGGAAAATGATCTATATCGGCCTATTGGTAGCCGACAGCGGCTAAAGCTAGCCTACTGGCAGAGCACATTTTTTCACAGGATTATTAACAAGACAGGAGTAGTGCGTTTGTAGCACAGAGTGTGCCTCATTTGAGACTGACCATTGATTCCAATCATCCAACATTCATTAATAAAATTGTTGGACGAAGCCGCTGCGCGGCAGAATAAAAACCAGTGTATACTCGTGTAAGAGTTTAATTTTCAAACACTTACAGCAAGGAGTATACTATGAACAAAGCCGAAATTAAACGATTCGAGTCCCTCTATGAGCGCCACCTGCAAAAGCTTGCCCTGCAAGGGAAAAGCGCCAAAACAATAGATGCTTACGGCAGGGCTGTGCGTCGACTGGTCTCATATTTCGATTGTTGCCCCGACAAACTCAGCGTACACGAGTTGGAAGAGTATTTTGCCAAATTGGTCAAGGGGTACTCCTGGAGTACAGTCAAGCTGGACAGGCTCGGTCTCATGTTTTTTTGGAAACACGTTCTGGAGACAGACTGGCAATGGCTCAATATAGTCAAAGCACCTGTCGTCAAAACCATTCCGGATATCCTGACCCGTGATGAAATCGGCAGGATCATTCATGGCTGCCGGGAGCTCCGTTACCGCGTCTTTCTCTTCACCACCTATTCCATGGGGCTTCGCCTGGAAGAAGCCTTGTCTCTTCAGGTCGGCGATATCGATACCGGCCACATGAGAGTTCATGTCCGTCGTGGCAAGGGGCATAAAGATCGTCTCGTTCCCTTGCCGCACCGTACCCTGGTAGCGCTGCGCCTGCTTTGGCGTGAACACCAACATCCGAAGTTGTTGTTTCCCAATTACCGGGGATCGATGGAAACGATCCGGCAGGCGACAAACCACATGAATAATGGAGGTGCTCAGCAGGCCATGAAGGCGGTGGTCTCCTCCTGTGGAATTAAAAAAAAATCTCGATCCACAGCCTTCGCCACAGCTTCGCCACCCACCTACTCGAATCCGGCTTAAGCCTGCGGCATATCCAGGCTCTGCTTGGTCATGCCAGTCCCACAACCACAGCCCGTTACACTCATCTCACCGATGTTGCCGAACTGGATAGCCAGGCAACGATCAATGCTTTAGTCAACTCACTGCAACTCAACCCGGCAGGGAGATAACTATGGACCTGGCCACTCTTGTTCACCAATATTACGATGTCTTCATGGCGCGGTTCGGCAAAACTATCCTGCCGGACCAACGCAAGGCCCTTGATGCGATTCTCCGTTGCCGAACGCCTGCTTCCGGAGAACTCTACGTGCAGTGCCCTGACTGTCAGCAAGGTCAGTGGCGCCCGCTCTCCTGTGGCAACCGCCATTGCCCACGCTGCCAAAATCACCTGACCAGTCTCTGGATCGACAAACAACGGGAAAAGCTCCTGCCTGTGCCCTATTTCATGGTGACCTTTACCTTGCCCTATCAGCTGCGTTCGTTGGCTTATCGTCACCAGGGAGAGGTCTATTCGCTCATGTTCCGGTGTGCTGCCGAAGTCCTACGTTCATTCGCCCGCAATGCAAAATCTTTGGGCGCCGAGATCGGCATGACCATGGTCTTGCACACCCATTCAAGGAGACTGGAATTTCACCCGCATATCCACGTCCTGATCCCTGGAGGTGGCATTGACCAACAGGCTCGGGTTTGGAAAAAGCTCTCGGGGAAATATCTCTTCAACGGTTTTGCCTTGGCCAAAGCCTTTCGCGGTAAGTTCCTGGCCGGAGCAGATGCTATCGGCTTGCGGATCACAGACAAAGTCCCGAAAAAATGGGTTGTCCACTGCGACCATATGGGCACCGGCGCACCGGCCTTGAAATACCTCGCAAGGTATTTGTACCGAGGCGTGATTGGAGAAAAAAACATCGTTGCCAATACCAACGGCGAAGTAACCTTTAGGTACCGGGACAGCGCTACCGGGACAATGCAGAAGAGGACGCTTAGGGGAGAAGAGTTTCTGCGTCTGCTTCTTCAACATGTCCTGCCAAACGGGTTTAGGCGGCTGCGCGAATATGGATTCCTGCACGGGAATGCGAAAAAAATCCGTATGCTGGTCCAGTTGGTCCTGCACGTCGTTATCAGGCCGCAGCCGCCCCGTCCCCGACCAGTGTTTGCTTGTCCGCACTGCAAGCAAACGATGCGTATTGTGTGCTTTAGAAATGATTACCGCCAACCTGGGTAACCTTTAAGCGAGGCGCCGCTTCACCGTCAAGAAGCACACGGGAGGAAAACTCTTTTATGAGCAGCGAGCCGCTTTTTTACGCCTGATACAGGCGAATGCATTCCTACGTCCTGCGTTCAGCACTACCATCCTGGTAGTGCTTCCAGCATATTCCAGAGCAATATTTATTTCCTTTGTGAGACCGGGCTTGTCCAACCCCGGATAAGATTGTGGTTCGTTCGTGCCTCACTCACACAATCTATCCTTGTTCGTTATCCAAATAGCCTGCGACTGGTGACAAAGTGAAGATTATCCGAACAATTCATCAACATACACTCAAAGACGGATATTTACACTGTGTATCCATGGTGTTATAAACTATCCCCATAGGGAAGTCAGGCTTCACATTCGAGCATAAATCTACGGCTCAGTTCAACCGCATTTTATCAGCAATCCCGCTCGAGCAGCAGGGCTTCGAAGAGTATTCCTGTGCCTGATATGAGGCGATGAAACGAGGTTTTTCTGGGCGGGACTACTGATAAAACACTCTTAGTTGGACTACTGATAAAACACTCTTAGTTATGTGCTCATGGAGTTTTGAATGATTTTTTGGGGAACATTTGGAATTTTTATGGCCTGCCTCATTCTTGAAAGTATCACATCATGGATGTTTATTCGTGGCAGCAAGAAGAAGCATCCGGAACTATGGGTTCATGCAGGTGAACCGACTCTGATGGGAAACGGCGACTTAATTAGCGCCTGGCCACTAAATAAGTATTTGATGAACAGATCTTATTCAGAGATAAGTAATGAATCCGCAATAGCATTTGCGGAGCGCTTGAGGCTTCCATTTGTCCTAAGCTACTTCTCGGCTTTGATATCGGTAGTCATTTTCTTTGTCTGTCTATTCTTCTTCGGTAAGCCTGAGTAATGCACATAACAATGCCAATCAGTCTGACGGCTTTTCCGTTCCTTGTTTTGCGGTTTAACGCTACGCTACCGCAAAACAATCCACTACAAAGCCGCAGCTGTTGGCGGCGTTCTTGGCGACTTCGTCGCCAAGAATCGCGGAGCTGACTTCGTCAATCTCCTTGCCCTGTCGCTTCGCGCCAGAACAAGGAGCTTGACCAGACACCGCGCACCACACAATCAAGCTGCGCTTGCTTGCGCGGCACACGGCGCTGGTCAGCTCCGCGATTATGTGCCAAGGGATGAAACAAAAAATACAAATAGAATCCGAAATGGATATATTGAAAAGCTATCCACTAAAATCAAATGTTCAGGGATGGTATTTTCGAATATCTGAAATAGCAAATAATGCCTACCAAGTTGAAGGAACGGATCGATTTGGAAGAATTGTATCTCGACAAGGTGACAATCCAGACGAGTTGATTCAATCTTGTGAAGAATATGCTAAAGAGTTGATAAGCCATGAATGATAAAGTTCATCAGATACTTTCAATTCTCACATGGGATATAGCCGATTATGTTTTTCAAAGGACAGGCAAGAAAAGTTATTCCGCTTCTGATCTCAGGCAGATCTACAATATCACAAGACAGGACATCTACGATTTCATCGAAAAAAATGGTCTGCCTGAAAATGTATGTAAAACCGCTCCATCACAAAGAGATGGAATGTACTTATTAGAAACTTCCAATAAATTTGAAGTCTATTATCAAGAAAGAGCGTGTAAATTTGATTCAGAGACATTCAAGGATAGGAACAAAGCCATCCGCTATTTACTCGATGAAAAGATTTAT
Coding sequences within it:
- a CDS encoding tyrosine-type recombinase/integrase — protein: MRTPYQNSFANYLTLQRVAPATRAAYLQSVKGLADYFRIPAEQLSNEQIQEYLLYCIQVRQLAWSSCNVLFSGLKKFYRGFLGRDSTAFSIPPRPRAQKLPMLMSRQEVRSILDATGNIKHRALLALIYGSGLRVSEAVRLRPKNIDAEKMLVRIDQSKGRKDRYTILSHYSLELLREHWRTNKPVSWLFFTNDKRHPMPSGTAQKIFYLAKKKAGVTSGQGIHTLRHCFASHSLESGVQLFILKRWLGHASIKTTCMYLHVSPELSRNQSSPLDKLMEETT
- a CDS encoding IS91 family transposase produces the protein MDLATLVHQYYDVFMARFGKTILPDQRKALDAILRCRTPASGELYVQCPDCQQGQWRPLSCGNRHCPRCQNHLTSLWIDKQREKLLPVPYFMVTFTLPYQLRSLAYRHQGEVYSLMFRCAAEVLRSFARNAKSLGAEIGMTMVLHTHSRRLEFHPHIHVLIPGGGIDQQARVWKKLSGKYLFNGFALAKAFRGKFLAGADAIGLRITDKVPKKWVVHCDHMGTGAPALKYLARYLYRGVIGEKNIVANTNGEVTFRYRDSATGTMQKRTLRGEEFLRLLLQHVLPNGFRRLREYGFLHGNAKKIRMLVQLVLHVVIRPQPPRPRPVFACPHCKQTMRIVCFRNDYRQPG
- a CDS encoding IS91 family transposase, producing MKQQIELADVLRLYGEQYIRSHKVSGEQRKVMAAIQACRTSQLGGHQEVCNHCGYTRNCYNSCRNRHCPKCQTMTKEKWLEKRRQELLPCSYFHMVFTVPHVLNPLILANRRVLLSSLFTAVRDTIIASAADPQWHLVGKPGMLTILHTWSQTLINHFHIHCLIPAGVLSADGTRWISSKKNFLFPVTALAKAFKKRYLNLIEEIAGEVTPAEACTVSLQQAWEKKWIVYAKKPFAGPEQVLTYLGRYTHRIAISNHRIKAMTNDTVVFSYKDRSDNGVTKEMALPAMEFIRRFLLHVLPYRFTKIRYFGFLANNCKGKAILLIRRLLGKAMQLAQPCKESIQEMLLRLIGKDILCCPECHHGKMIYIGLLVADSG